In the Cylindrospermopsis raciborskii Cr2010 genome, TAAAGAATGGGGAAATCCCTGAGGGCGGTTAGGATAACCTGAGCGCAGTTGACGGAGGATGGAAATTAAGGTTTCATCGCTTAGTGCATCGATTTCATCTAAAAAAAACACTAAGGGACGAGGAGAGGTTACTGCCCAATTACTTAAGAATATGCTTAATTGTGAGCTGTTATCAACAGCAGGCCATCGGGTGGGTTGTAGTTCTGATGGTAGACGAAAACAAATGGATTGTTGCCATTCGGTTAAAATAGCTACCTGCGCTGCTACAGGATCATGAGGGAACGCAGCACCTACTTCAGCAGAAAGCATAACAGCAGTATATTTTCCACCTTCGGTTAATTCTTGGGCTAAGGCCAACATAGCAGTAGTTTTACCCACCTGACGAGGAGCATGAATAACAAAGTAATTTTGTCTATCAATTAGAGTACGCACTTTAGGAAGGCGTTCCGTAGGAGGTAACATGTAGTGAATATCTGATTTACATGGACCTGCTGTGTTGAACCATTTATTCATAGTTGATTTTTATATATCTTTGACATTCGTGCGATCGCATAAGTAGGGAGGCACAATTACTTGTAGGATGGGTTGAACTATGAAACCTGTCCTACGTTCATCTTATATTTAATTCCACTGATTTGCACAGCCAAAAAGATAATGTGTTTAGCACCAGAAACCCGCAAAGCCAAAATAGTCAAAGAGGTATTATATGGGGATATTTCTTCCAAATGTCCAGCTTCAATCTTACGTCGTCAACCACAGGCCAGCTTGTTTTTAGATCTCAACTCTGCTAGAGAAATCTCTCTTGAATCCTCCAACACCTAATTATCAAGCTGAGTAAGTTTACCATCTTCCATTTGAATAATGCGATCGGCAATATCCAAAATACGATTATCATGGGTGACAATTAAAATGGCACAGTTTTGTTCTCTGGCTAATTCCTGCATGATATTGACCACATCTCGACCGGATTTACTATCTAAAGCTGCTGTAGGTTCGTCTGCTAAAACTAATTTAGGGTGACTAACTAAAGCACGTGCAATAGCAACTCTTTGTTTTTGTCCTCCCGACAGATCCTCAGGATAATAATTAATCCTGTTACCTAATTTTACGGACTCAAGGATGGATTGGGATTGCATTCTAGCTTGACCTTGAGGAATATGGGTCTGTAATTCCAAAGACATTTGTACATTTTCTCTAGCTGTTAAAAAGTCTAACAAATTATGTCCTTGAAAAATATAACCTATTTGACGACGTACTTGGACTAACTTCCCGTTTCTAACTCCACATAATTCCTCTCCCAGAAATTTTAAACTTCCTTCTTGAACAGAACGTAAACCACCAATCAAGGTTAGTAGGGTGGTCTTTCCCGATCCGGAAGGACCTGTCATAATCACAATTTCACCAGCGTCAATTCTTAAATTAATGTCAAATAATATCTGGTTCTTTAATTTGGGTTTACCAAAATACTGATTTAAGCCCTCAATTTCTATGATGGGGTTTGAACTTTTCATATTTCCTCCGACTTGGGAAACAACTTTAGACAACTGTGAGAGATGTTAATGTTTTTAAAAAATATCAGCCGGATCTAACTTTCGTAGTTTGTTAGTGGAGAAAAAACCTGAAGTTAAACACATAACCACAGCAGAGATAAATACAATAAATGCTTTATCACCATCCATGACAATGGGTAATTGGGTAGCATTTTTGGCTATGTCGTAAAGTCCTAAAGAGATAGCAAATCCAGGAATGTATCCCAAACCTGCTAAAATTAGAGCCTGTTGAAAAACAACTCTGAGGAGATATTTGTTTTTAAATCCCATGGCTTTGAGGGTAGCAAATTCAATCAAATGGCTGGATATATTACTATAAAGAATTTGGTAAACAACTATGACACCAACCACAAAACCCATAATTACCATCAAGTTAAATACAAAACCGATAGGTGTTCTTAAAGTCCAATAATTTTTTTCAAATTCGATGAAGTCATGACGGTTCATAACCATCACATCTTCGGGTAAGTTAGCTGATAGTTCACCTAATACCCTTTGGGAATCAGCACCAGGTCTTAGATGAATTAACCCTATATCTATTTGATTGGCATTGCGCTCTCGAAAAACTCGCATGAAAGTAGAATCGCTGACAATTAAATTCCCATCAACCCCAAAAGATGGACCAAGACTAAATAAACCACTTACCCTAACTTTATAACCTATTAACCCCAGATAACTGAATATCTCCATGCTGACAGGTTTATTTTGGCTATAGTGTTGGGCAATTGGACCAAACTCAGGACGAGCAGCACGGTCAAAAAATACCTGATCTGGTATTTGGAGTAATTTAAAATCTTGTTGTATTTCTGGCAACTTAAATATTGATTTAACCGGATCAAATCCCAGCACATAAATGGGATATTTCCGCCCAGTTACCGGATTTTTTAACTTAGCAAACTGTACATATAGGGGATCAACTGACTCTACATCCTTAAAACCCAGGGTTTGATATAAACGACTGCGAGGAAAACTTTGGTTAGAAGTTAAGGATTTATATTGAGCACTAATCAAAAATAAATCTCCTTCGATATTCTTATGCAATTGTGTGGCACTAGCATACAGTGCATCTTGAAACCCAATTTGCATAAACATTAAAACAGCAACAAAGGAAATTCCTGCTAGAGCTACAAGAAACCGAACTTTTTGTTTAGCCAGTTGTAGCCAAGCCAGAGGAATATTTAGGATCATTTTGAAGACCTCTTAATTTAAGTTTTTATGTGAATTGACTCCTAACTTTTAACTATTACATGTTGATCCATACCTGAACCTGTAGGTTAGTTAAATCTGCAACCCTTTGGTTGTCTTTAGGATTGTTGATCCGAATTTTGACATCAACTATTTTGTTGTCTGTATCAGCACCAGGACTATTATTAAAAATATTTTGCTGATTAACTTGCAATCCAATATCTGTAACTGTTCCTTGAATTTTCCCTGGAAAAGCATCAGCAGTAATGTCTACAGATTGTCCTAATTTTACTTTTTTAACATCAGTTTCATAAACTTCTGCTACCACATACATTTGCTGGGTTCTCCCTAATTCAGCAATACCTTGACTACTAATTATTTCTCCTGGCCAAGCATTAATTTTTAAAACTTGTCCATCAATCGGTGAACGAATTATACTTAAATCTAATTCTGCTTGAGCTTGGGTAACTGAAGCTTTTGCGCTCGCCAGATCTGCTTTTGCTAGTTGTATATCGGTGGGACGAATTTCTACAATACTGTTGAGTCTTGCTTGAGCTTCATTTATTTGTTTTTGCAAAGTTTCTTGAGTTCTATTTAGTGCTGCTTTTGCTTCATTTATTTGTTGCTGTAGAGTGTCTCTTCTTAGACGTTTACTCTCTGCATTTGAAGCAGAAATTGCTCCATTTTCATATAAATCTTCATATCTCTGATTTTCTCTTTGTGCATTATTTAATTCAGCTTGCAATCTAGCAATTATGGATTTTTGTGCTGATGTTTCACCACGCAATTCTGCTTCCAATCGCCCAATGGTGGCTTTTTGGGCATAAATATCTCCCTGTTTTGCTCCAGCTTCTACTTTTTCTAGATTTGCTTTTGCTACTTCTACTTGTCTGTTAGCCTTTTCTAAAGCTGCAAGATTAGGACTGTAACTGTCTAAAAAGGCAATTAATTGACCTTGGCGAATTTTATCGCCTTTTTTGACTAGAAGTTTTGCTATTCTTATACCTCCTCCCAAGGAATTAGGAGCAGATAACCGAATTATTTCCCCTTGGGGTTCTAGTCTTCCTAAAGCAGCAACACCAGTAATTATTGGACTGGGACTATTAATAGGAATTGCCACCTTGGATTGGGATTTAGTCTGGAAATTTGAAATACTTTGAAAAGATATGAGTAGGGTAGATATAAATGTGGTAGTCGCTAAACTAATTAACAACCAACTTCTAAAATTGACAAGTAAATGCTTTTCTTTGTCTACCATAATTATGCCTTTAGTTATCCGTTTACTATCCCTTAAATCAGGTTTTTTAATGGCCATTGAGCACCTTTTAACCTTGTGGTTTGAGACAAGCTACTTATGATACGGCGGTAGATAGCATTCTTTTGATAACTGCAATTGATATGGTGAATTTTATTTAACAAGATAGAGTTTCAAGATATAGCTAGGAGGATGTATTTTCATCTATTCCTTAGCTATATCCACCTAGAATTTGAATCAGTTCCAATTATTTGTTGAGCATTAGTTCCTTTTTCTTTTTCATAATTGCCAGGTATTCATTGCGAGTTCCGTCAACACGATAGTGATCACAAATTTGACACAATTTGAGAACATCCAAGCGACTGAATACCTTTTGATGTTCAATTCCATTGTCATTACGCCACCGCCAAAATGTGGTTCTATCAATTCGACGTTCCGTGTCAGGCCATCTACGTTTTGATAGAAATCCTACCAATTCATCCTCGTAAAAAGAGTAGCCTTTTGGTAATTTCAGCAGTTCTTCTCTCAACTCATTTAGCGGTATGAGTGGATCTAGTTCAGATAGTCTCATGCCAGCAAGCCCTTATAGTTTATTTTAATTAGCATTTTGCATTTGTCAATATACAAACACCAACAATTGCATGATTTTTATTTGTAATCCTCCATAGTTAAGGGTGGATAAACTGACGAATTGGCAACCTGGATTAGGGATCAATTTGGTGTGAATTTATCTGGTCGCTTGGTTCCCTATCTATCCACCTGATAAACCAACGGGATGGATTTACATTTACATCATTCAACCAAATACAATAAACTGATTAATGTCCAATTTCAAGCCTTATGCAACAAAATGCTATACTTAATTTTGTGAAGTTTTGTGGGCAAGTTAACTTTGATTACTATTTACTACTCAAATATCTAGATGATCTTTGTTTGATCACAAATTTTAAATTATTCTCTTTCCTTAGATAGATGCAACGCTTGACTATTTTGTTCCACAATCCCAAACCTTAATCCAAAAATTATAGTTTGAGTCAGAACCCTTTTGCTTTTTTTAGTTGTATTTAAGTTGCATAACTGTTGTCAAATATTGTTGGCAAGTTTAATATCAGAATAAATCAGCGGCAAATTAATTTATCTAAGTTACAGGGAAGAGGATAGGATTTTTTTGTTTGGGTTTCTGGAATGTATCCTCACTTTGGCCGCAAAGCATTTTACCAAATTAAACTCAGAAATAATCTATCTTGACATTAGGAACTACTTGTATCCTAAAAACTTGATTTTAAAGTTTGGGGTAAGTTTAACCCATGTAAATTGAAAAAGCAAAATATCCCCATGAATCACGCCAAACTTGAGTCAGATTTAGCACAGTTGCAGGATGAAGTTAGCAATTGTGAACGGGATTTATTAAACTTAATTAAAGGAAAAAAAACCATGGAATATTCTCAAAATCATAATGGTGGTAATCAAAGTAATCAAATTGCCATTATTGGTATGGCTTCCCTATTTCCCCAGTCAAAAAACTTGCAGGAGTATTGGCAGGTAATAGTGGATAAAATAGATTGCATTACGGATGTGCCTGCTTCCCGTTGGAGCGTGGAAGACTATTATGATCCCAATCCTAAAGCACCAGATAAAACTTACTGTAAAAGAGGTGGGTTCATCCCCGATATTGATTTTAATCCTATGGAATTTGGTTTACCACCAAATATTCTAGAAGTGACAGATATTTCTCAATTATTGGGTTTAGTCGTCGCCAAAGCAGCTATGGAAGATGCTGGCTATGGTGAGTCTCAACAGTTTGATCGGGATCGCACAGGGGTAATATTAGGTGTGGCAATTGGTAGACAATTGGCAGTACCTTTGGGGTCACGATTACAATATCCCGTTTGGAAAAAAGTTTTTAAAAACTGTGGACTTTCTGATGATGAGACTGAAAAAGTAATTGAGAAACTGAAAAGTGCCTACATACAATGGGAGGAAAATGCGTTCCCTGGAATGTTGGCTAATGTAATTTCCGGGAGAATTGCCAACCGACTTGATTTGGGCGGAACTAATTGTGTAGTTGATGCTGCTTGCGCCAGTTCCCTGGGCGCACTGAATATGGCAATCAGCGAACTGCTTGCACATCGTGCTGATATGATGATTACAGGTGGGGTTGATACCGATAATTCCATTTTTGCCTATATGTGTTTTAGTAAAACTCCCGCAGTTTCCCCCAGTGAAAAAGTTAGACCATTCGATGTGAATTCCGATGGTATGATGTTAGGTGAGGGCGTGGGAATGTTGGTACTCAAACGTCTGGAAGATGCTGTTAAAGATGGCGATCGCATTTATGCTGTAGTTAAGGGTATTGGCAGTTCCAGTGATGGTAAATACAAAAGCATTTATGCTCCCCATTCCCAAGGACAGGTAAAAGCCATTCGTCGGGCCTATGAAAATGCTGGTTTTGCGCCCCAAACTGTGGGTTTAATTGAAGCTCATGGTACGGGAACTATGGTAGGAGACCCCACGGAATTTACTTCAATCAATCAGGTGTTTGGTGATAATAACTCTCTAAAACAACACATAGCTTTAGGAACGGTTAAATCTCAAATTGGACACACAAAAGCTGCTGCGGGTGCTGCTAGTTTAATTAAAACCGCCTTGGCATTACATCATAAGGTGTTACCACCAACTATTAACATTACCCAACCCCATCCCAAACTGAATATTGAAAATTCTCCCTTTTATTTAAATACGGAAACTAGACCATGGATTAGCAATCAACCGAGACGAGCTGGGGTGAGCGCCTTTGGTTTTGGAGGTACAAATTATCATGTAGTTTTGGAAGAATATGAATCGGAACATCATCAATCATATAGATTACATAATTGCGCTAAGTCAATTTTCTTGAGCGCACCCACAACACCAGAATTATTATCCCAATGTCAACATCTTTATCAACAGTTGGAATCAACAGATAAAGAACAACATTATCAAAGAATAATTGCCGAATCTGAACAATTGATAATTCCTGCTGATCATGCTAGAGTAGGATTCACGATCCTCTCTTTAAGCCAAGCAATAGCCCATTTAGCTATCATTATTGACTTGCTAAAAAATCAACCTTCCGTTGAGTTCTGGGAACATCCTAAAGGAATTTATTATCGTCAACAGGGTATGGAAACAACCGGAAAAGTAGTGGCCTTATTTTCCGGACAAGGTTCCCAATATTTGGAAATGGGAAGAGAATTAGTAATTAACTTTCCTTGTTTACGACAAACCTACTCTCACCTGGATGATTTATTCTCCCGCGAGGGATTAGAACCTCTTTCTCAAGTGGTCTTCCCCACTCCAGTTTTCACTCCACAGGAACGACAAGAACAATTGGAAAAACTGCAAAGAACCGAATATGCACAACCAGCAATAGGAGTATTAAGTGCAGGATTATATAAAATATTGCAGCAAGCTGGATTGAAAGTTGATTTTGTTGCTGGACATAGCTTTGGAGAGTTAACAGCTCTATGGTCTGCAGGTGTATTAACTGAAGAAGATTATTTCTTTCTGGTCAAAGCTAGGGGAAAAGCAATGTCCACACCCCCAGCAGTGGATGCTGGAGGAATGTTAGCAGTAAAAGGTAATATTAGCCAAGTAACGGAATTAATTAAAGACTTTCCCCAAGTTGCTATTGCTAACTATAATTCCCAACAGCAAATAGTTCTAGCTGGGAATAAATCAGAAATTACTCAAGTACAGAATGTTCTGCAATCTAAGGGATTCTCCTGTTTCTTATTAGGGGTTTCCGCTGCTTTCCACACACCCTTAGTCTCCCATGCACAAAAACCCTTTGCCCATGCGATCGCACAAGTAAATTTTCAATCACCTCGCATTCCGGTTTATAGCAATGTGACAGGAAAATTATATCCTAATGAACCTGCATCCATGCAAAAAATTCTCCAAGAACATTTATTAAATCAGGTGTTATTTCAACAGCAGATTGAGAATATATATCAGGCTGGTGGTAATTGTTTTATTGAGGTTGGTCCGAAAAATGTCCTTACCAATTTAGTTAAAGAAATCCTGATAGACAAGCCTCATATTGCGGTGGCATTAAATGCTAATTATCGTCAGGATAGTGATTTATTATTACGGGAAGCTGTTACCAAATTGAGAGTTTTTGGTGTACCATTAAAAAACTTAGATCCCTATCAGATTCCTGCTAAAATTTCTTCATCTTCCCAGAAAAATGAACAAAAAACTTTGAATATCAGATTGAATGCTACCAATATCAATGACAGATCACAAAAAGCATTTGCCCAGGCTTTAGCAACTGGTCCAGTTATCAAAAAGTCAACAGTTAGTGAAGATAACTATCAAATTCAGCCACAGAAAATATTAGTGGAGAAAAATCCTCAGATAAATCCAGAAATAATCTCATCAAGTATCCTCACTTCAAAAAATAGTTCTCAAGTCAAAAACCATAGTATAGTGGAACCAAAGATGGAAATTCCCGTGGAAAACTATGATCGACTTCTTGATAGTTTAGAACAATCATTAGCGGAATTTACTCGACAGCAAAGTGAAATTAATCAGGTACATCAACAGTCTTTACAAAATCAAATGGAGTACAATAAAACCTTTTACGAATTAATGCAGCAACAGTGTTTGTTCCTAGCTAAGGAAGAAACTAATGAATATCAAGCCCAAACACAACAGTTAGCAATTTCTAGTACGGAACGTAGCATGATGCGACTACATGACCATCAAGCTGAAACTATTCGTATTCATGAAAAATATCTCAATTATCAACAGGAGTATACCAATAATTACTTTCAATTACTTGAGCAGCACTATAGCTTGTTCGAGGTAGGATCTCCTAATGGGTATCCTCATCTTCCATCTTCCCATGTTGCACAAAGTGACCCACCAGCACAAAAGTTAATTTATCCTCTGGAACCGGAAAATAATTCCCAGAATAATCTACCTGACATTACAGTTGGTTTCCCCATAGCTACCTACCTTGATAAAGAAAAACTGAGGGACACCCTGATCAATATTGTCAGTGATAAAACGGGTTATCCTGTGGAAATGTTGGACTTGTCAATGGACATTGAAGCAGATTTAGGAATTGACTCTATCAAAAGAGTGGAAATTCTGGGAGGACTTTTAGAACTTTACCCCGATCTACCCAGACCTAACCCAGAAGAATTAGCGCAATTGGCAACTCTGGAACAAATTGCTGAGTATATAAACAACTTAATTACACAGGTGTATGAAAATCAACCCGTAGAGGAGACAGTAGGGAGCGGAAAATCTCCCTTATCTCAAGAAATCCCTGTAAAAGCAATCAACGAACAGACAGCAACCATAGAAACCCCATCACCTGTTACCGAACTTGATAATCATCCACAATTCTTGGTTTTATCCCATGAAGATTCATTAGATAGATCCCATCAACCAACAATCACCATTCCCGATAATTTAAGTCAGATCTTGCTCACTATTGTGAGTGATAAAACAGGTTATCCTGCAGAAATGTTAGACCTGTCCATGGATATGGAAGCAGATTTAGGAATTGACTCTATCAAAAGAGTAGAAATTCTGGGAGGACTTTTAGAACTTTACCCCGATCTACCCAGACCTAACCCAGAAGAATTAGCACAATTGCGGACCCTGGGAGAAATTGCTGAGTATATGCGCCATCAAGCTGAAACTGTGGAGAGGTCGAATTTATCCCCATTAGAAAAACCAGATATGTCAACCACGGAAGTAGGGGATAAAATCCTGCGCCTTCCAGTGCAATTAAAACCACTTCCTCAACCAGACAGTTTAGATTTAACCATTCCAGAAAATCACTTTGTCTTAATTACTAATGATGGTTCAGAAGTTACCCATAGGTTAGTAGCTAAGCTCGCAGATAAAGGATGTAAAACTGTTGTTTTAACCTTTCCATGCTTGGAGTCAAACCTATCGGAGGAGATTGCTCAAATCAGATTAAACGATTGGCATGAAGAAACTTTGCAAGAACATTTGACCGAACTTACCACCAAGTTTGGTCCTGTGGGTGGTTTTATTCATCTACATCCTAACTCCAACAATAATTTGGGAATGGATAAAGCCATTGTTCAGCACGTGTTTTTAATTGCCAAACACCTGAAGGAAGATCTCAATCAACTGGCTAAAAAAGAACGTGCTTGCTTTTTTGCAGTTGTGAGATTAGATGGTGAATTAGGAACGGCAAAAACTCACAACTTTAGTCCTATTAGTGGAGGATTATTTGGACTAACTAAAAGTTTAAATCAAGAATGGCCAGAAGTATTTTGTCGTACCCTGGATTTAAGTCCTGATTTAGATGCGGACACAACCGTAAAACATATTCTGGCTGAATTGCAAGATCCTAATTTATTAGTTACCGAGGTAGGATACAATAAAGTAGACAGGTTTACCTTAGTAGCAGAACCTGGTAAATCATCCATCATTCCCGATTCATTAAATATTACTAAAAACCAGGTTTTTTTAGTTAGTGGGGGTGCTAAGGGAATTACTGCCAAATGTGTAATCAAATTGGCTGAAGAATACCAATGCAAGTTTATTCTTTTAGGACGTTCTAGTGCAGAAATTGAACCTGTTTGGTCTGAAGGATATGAAGATGAAAATGAACTGAAACGGCAAATCATGGAAGATTTTCTCGCCAAGGGAGAAAAACCCACTCCCATAATGGTGCAGAAAAAATATCAGACTATTTCCTCCCAAAGAGAAATACACAATACATTAAAAGCAATTACTGAAGCAGGAGGAAAAGCAGAATATGTCTGTGTTGATATCACCGATGGTATGATGTTGAGAGAAAAGCTAACACCTATAATTGACCAATTTGGTACTATTACTGGAATCATTCATGGTGCGGGTAACTTAGCAGATAAAAGAATTGAGAAAAAGACGGTTCAAGATTTTGAAACAGTTTATGCTGCCAAAGTCCAGGGTTTACAAAACCTACTCAATATTGTGGAAACAAATCAACTGGAATATTTAATCCTATTTTCTTCAGTAGTGGGATTTTATGGTAATGTTGGACAGACGGACTATGCAATAGCCAACGAAATTCTTAACAAATCAGCTCATGTAATTAAACATAAACACCCTAATTGTCATGTAGTTTCCATTAATTGGGGTCCTTGGGATAGTGGTATGGTTTCTCCAGAATTACAGACAGCATTTGCACAACGAGGAATTAAAACCATTCCCCAAGAACTGGGTAGTAGTATCTTAGTTGATCAACTAAGAAATAGTGATTCAACTATGACCCAAGTAGTAATTGGTAGTCCCTTAGTCTATATTCCTTCTACCTTGTCTAGTGAACTAAAAACCCATCAAATTACCCGTCAATTAAAGTTAAACTATAACCCATTTTTACAGGATCATGTGATTGCGGGTAATCCTGTTCTTCCCGCAACTTGTGGACTGTCCTGGATATCTAGCAGTTGTGAACAACTCTATCCTGGTTTCCAAACTTTCCACTGTCCTAACTTTAAAGTCCTTAAAGGAATTGTTTTTGACCAAAATTCCCCCCATGAATATATTCTTGAAATTCAAGAAGTTGCTAAAATTGACAATCAAGAAATTCAGCTTGCGGGCAAAATTAGTAGTGTTACCAACCATGGAAAAATCAGATATCATTTTAGTAGCAACCTAATTTTGAAAAGACAAATTCCTTTAGCTGATAACTATGAACTTTTTAACCTAACCCAAGATGGTCAATTCCTAGCGAGCAATTCCTTACTATATCAAACTGGTGGTGGTAGTTTATTTCATGGTAATACTTTTCAAGGGGTAAAATCTGTGTTAAATATCAGTCCCGGTAAACTGACTATGAAATGTGAACTACCCGAACCCACATTATACCAACAGGGACAATTTAGAGTACAGACTCTTAACCCCTATATAGCAGATGTGCAGATACATTCTCTGTGGATTTGGACTCAACACTTTCATCAAGTTGGTTGTTTACCATCAGAAATTGAAAATTTTGAACAATTTGCACCCGTTCCCTTTGGAGAAACGTTTTATGTAACTTGTGAAATCAAATCCAAAACCGAATCTTATGTAGTTGCTGATGTAATTACTCACAATCAAAAAGGACAAGTTTATAATCAGATGAAGGCATCAAAAGCTACAATCTTACCCAATAGCTACTAATAAGCAAATTCAGTCAAGGTAAGTGGGTGGGTGGAATTAAATATAAGATGAACGTAGGTTGGGTTGAAGTATGAAACCCAACACCACGGGTTACGCTACCAAATAATTGTGCCTCCCTACTTAATTGGGCTTTGTAAGACTCGTCAAATTTAAAAATGGAGAATTGTCATGCAGGAGTTAATAGAAAATCTATTTCAGAAAATGGCAATTGTGGGGTTAGATTGCCTAGTGAGTGGTTCTCAGGAACTAGATAGTTTTGAACGTAGTATTTATGAAGGAAAGCAGAATTTTACACCTATTAACTATAATCTTGAGCCATCATGGAAAATTCCTTTACCACAGATAGAAAATTTATCACCACCACAAAAACTAATGTTAAAGGTGGCTGAGAATACTCTCAAAACTGCTAACTTAAGTCAAGAAACTCAAATAGCAGTGATATTGGTGAGTAG is a window encoding:
- a CDS encoding ABC exporter membrane fusion protein; protein product: MVDKEKHLLVNFRSWLLISLATTTFISTLLISFQSISNFQTKSQSKVAIPINSPSPIITGVAALGRLEPQGEIIRLSAPNSLGGGIRIAKLLVKKGDKIRQGQLIAFLDSYSPNLAALEKANRQVEVAKANLEKVEAGAKQGDIYAQKATIGRLEAELRGETSAQKSIIARLQAELNNAQRENQRYEDLYENGAISASNAESKRLRRDTLQQQINEAKAALNRTQETLQKQINEAQARLNSIVEIRPTDIQLAKADLASAKASVTQAQAELDLSIIRSPIDGQVLKINAWPGEIISSQGIAELGRTQQMYVVAEVYETDVKKVKLGQSVDITADAFPGKIQGTVTDIGLQVNQQNIFNNSPGADTDNKIVDVKIRINNPKDNQRVADLTNLQVQVWINM
- a CDS encoding DevA family ABC transporter ATP-binding protein, which produces MKSSNPIIEIEGLNQYFGKPKLKNQILFDINLRIDAGEIVIMTGPSGSGKTTLLTLIGGLRSVQEGSLKFLGEELCGVRNGKLVQVRRQIGYIFQGHNLLDFLTARENVQMSLELQTHIPQGQARMQSQSILESVKLGNRINYYPEDLSGGQKQRVAIARALVSHPKLVLADEPTAALDSKSGRDVVNIMQELAREQNCAILIVTHDNRILDIADRIIQMEDGKLTQLDN
- the devC gene encoding ABC transporter permease DevC encodes the protein MILNIPLAWLQLAKQKVRFLVALAGISFVAVLMFMQIGFQDALYASATQLHKNIEGDLFLISAQYKSLTSNQSFPRSRLYQTLGFKDVESVDPLYVQFAKLKNPVTGRKYPIYVLGFDPVKSIFKLPEIQQDFKLLQIPDQVFFDRAARPEFGPIAQHYSQNKPVSMEIFSYLGLIGYKVRVSGLFSLGPSFGVDGNLIVSDSTFMRVFRERNANQIDIGLIHLRPGADSQRVLGELSANLPEDVMVMNRHDFIEFEKNYWTLRTPIGFVFNLMVIMGFVVGVIVVYQILYSNISSHLIEFATLKAMGFKNKYLLRVVFQQALILAGLGYIPGFAISLGLYDIAKNATQLPIVMDGDKAFIVFISAVVMCLTSGFFSTNKLRKLDPADIF